From a single Seriola aureovittata isolate HTS-2021-v1 ecotype China chromosome 18, ASM2101889v1, whole genome shotgun sequence genomic region:
- the phpt1 gene encoding 14 kDa phosphohistidine phosphatase, whose translation MCTQTKAAALMANIPQADIDPSGVFKYVLIRVHSREEGDDSEVDIVRGYGWAEYHADIYDKVSEELEKDGHLDCECIGGGRIKHDAQAKKIHVYGYSMGFGRANHAVTTEKLKARYPGYDVTWDNEGY comes from the exons ATGTGCACCCAGACgaaagctgctgctctgatggCCAACATACCGCAGGCAGACATCGACCCGTCCGGCGTGTTTAAGTACGTCCTGATACGAGtccacagcagagaggagggagacgaCTCGGAGGTAGATATAGTCCGAGGATACGGCTGGGCTGAGTACCACG CTGATATCTATGACAAAGTTTCAGAGGAGCTGGAAAAAGATGGCCACCTGGACTGTGAGTGTATCGGAGGAGGGAGGATCAAACATGATGCCCAGGCCAAGAAGATCCACGTCTACGGATACTCCATG GGCTTTGGAAGAGCAAACCACGCAGTAACAACTGAGAAACTAAAGGCTCGGTATCCAGGCTACGACGTGACCTGGGACAATGAAGGGTACTGA